The Fragaria vesca subsp. vesca linkage group LG2, FraVesHawaii_1.0, whole genome shotgun sequence genome includes a window with the following:
- the LOC101297034 gene encoding putative ribonuclease H protein At1g65750-like: MESRRWSSLMRRKEALLPTTNRNRISCLVKRSEDPYGYIRRGSVLGIAETKTKEGGLGFKDKHHYNVALLAKQCWRILSQPESLWVKVLKARYFPECDFLHANKGYRASWGWSSILQARDLIMEGSGWQIANGLKANIWTENWLHPPDVCPIQTTAQISNNDPQLVFEIIDWPSKTWNLDSILHLIQPSEANKILLIPIGSHDGEDRIIWPWNKRGVYTVSSRYTWINSKCRVINPPKCSSSHSVETAVWRQLWKIRAPPKVNFFFFLWKAISGAIATFKNMFIRKLASTPLCPICGAYEESNEHMLLLCPWAEAVWFGSSLGLKINKNHISTLDSWLKEICKAHNSQDRIWVLTMVGCICWSIWKSRCSFVYDRRPISPPAVIQSSLNLALEFWSANRKDPPSLESEARSRKRWQPPPLDVVDVCCDASWIESGSCGMGVVIRSNFGELVDCVCNVNKCGSSAMAEANAQRP; the protein is encoded by the exons ATGGAGTCGCGCCGGTGGTCCTCCCTCATG AGAAGGAAGGAGGCATTATTGCCTACCACTAATAGGAATAGGATTTCCTGTTTGGTGAAGAGATCTGAAGATCCTTATGGCTATATAAGGAGAGGTTCAGTTCTAGGTATCGCAGAGACAAAGACCAAA GAGGGTGGTTTGGGATTCAAGGATAAGCACCATTATAATGTTGCATTACTGGCCAAACAGTGTTGGCGCATTCTTTCCCAGCCTGAGTCTTTGTGGGTTAAAGTGCTTAAGGCACGTTACTTTCCTGAGTGTGATTTTTTGCATGCCAACAAGGGCTATCGGGCTTCATGGGGGTGGTCAAGCATCTTACAAGCTAGAGATTTGATAATGGAGGGCTCTGGTTGGCAAATCGCCAATGGATTGAAGGCGAACATATGGACAGAGAATTGGCTTCATCCCCCTGATGTATGCCCTATTCAGACTACTGCTCAGATAAGTAACAATGATCCACAATTGGTATTTGAGATCATTGATTGGCCTAGCAAAACATGGAACCTAGACTCAATTCTCCATCTTATACAACCTTCCGAAGCTAACAAAATTCTACTAATTCCCATCGGGAGTCATGATGGGGAGGATAGGATCATTTGGCCATGGAACAAAAGGGGGGTTTATACTGTTAGTTCAAGATACACCTGGATTAACAGTAAGTGCCGGGTGATCAACCCTCCTAAGTGCAGCTCTTCTCATTCTGTGGAGACAGCAGTGTGGAGACAATTATGGAAGATAAGAGCTCCTCCTAAGGTGAATTTTTTTTTTTTTTTATGGAAAGCCATAAGTGGTGCCATTGCAACTTTCAAGAATATGTTTATTCGAAAGCTTGCAAGCACACCTCTGTGTCCTATATGTGGTGCCTATGAAGAATCTAATGAGCATATGTTATTATTGTGTCCTTGGGCTGAGGCCGTGTGGTTTGGTTCATCATTGGGTCTCAAAATCAACAAAAATCATATATCAACCTTAGACTCATGGTTAAAAGAGATCTGCAAGGCTCACAATTCACAAGATAGAATATGGGTACTCACCATGGTTGGCTGCATTTGTTGGAGTATCTGGAAGAGTCGATGCAGCTTTGTTTATGACAGGAGACCAATTAGCCCTCCCGCCGTGATTCAGTCCAGTCTCAATCTGGCCTTGGAGTTTTGGAGTGCAAACCGGAAAGACCCACCATCTCTGGAGTCTGAAGCGAGATCACGAAAACGATGGCAGCCCCCACCATTGGATGTTGTGGATGTATGCTGTGACGCCTCATGGATTGAATCGGGGTCTTGTGGTATGGGAGTTGTTATCAGGTCGAATTTCGGAGAGCTTGTGGATTGTGTTTGCAATGTGAATAAGTGCGGATCATCTGCAATGGCAGAAGCAAATGCACAACGACCTTAA
- the LOC101314143 gene encoding dicarboxylate transporter 2.1, chloroplastic-like, with amino-acid sequence MESFALSTSSLFIHKGSTLVRRSTPILRSPPSIALHRPNCKAWITSPNKKTSHFRIHASQTTPPPPPPPPPPPQGAKIAPLILSVAIGLAVRFLVPKPVQVTPQAWQLLAIFLSTIAGLVLSPLPVGAWAFLGLTTSVVSGTLTFPAAFSAFTSEVIWLIVISFFFARGFVKTGLGDRIATYFVKWLGKSTLGLSYGLTISEALIAPAMPSTTARAGGVFLPIIKSLSLSAGSLPGHASKSKLGSYLLMSQFQSAGNSSALFLTAAAQNLLCLKLAEELGVIISSPWVSWFKAASLPALVSLLATPLVLYKLFPPETKDTPDAPAMATKKLESMGPVTKNEFIMVGTMLLAVTLWVCGEALGIPSVVAAMIGLSVLLLLGVLDWDDCLSEKSAWDTLAWFAVLVGMAGQLTNSGIVTWMSSCVAKTLQSYSLSWPAAFGVLQAAYFCIHYLFASQTGHVGALYSAFLAMNLAAGVPGILAALALAYNTNLFGALTHYSSGQAAVYYGAGYLDLPDVFKVGFIMALVNAVIWTLVGLFWWKFLGLY; translated from the exons ATGGAGAGCTTCGCACTCTCCACCTCCTCCTTGTTCATTCACAAGGGCTCCACCCTAGTCCGCCGCTCCACACCAATCCTGAGATCCCCGCCCTCCATCGCCCTCCATCGCCCTAATTGTAAGGCATGGATCACATCCCCAAATAAAAAGACCTCCCATTTCCGAATCCATGCCTCTCAAACCACACCTCCGCCACCGCCACCGCCACCGCCACCGCCTCAAGGCGCCAAAATCGCCCCCTTGATCCTCTCCGTCGCCATAGGCCTCGCCGTCCGGTTCCTGGTCCCCAAACCCGTCCAAGTCACCCCGCAAGCCTGGCAATTGCTCGCCATTTTCTTATCCACCATCGCCGGCCTCGTTCTCAGCCCCCTGCCCGTCGGCGCTTGGGCTTTTCTGGGCCTCACAACCTCCGTTGTCTCCGGAACTCTGACGTTTCCGGCGGCCTTCAGCGCTTTTACCAGTGAAGTAATATGGCTCATTGTGATTTCCTTCTTCTTCGCTCGCGGCTTCGTGAAGACGGGTTTGGGCGATCGCATTGCCACCTACTTTGTCAAGTGGTTGGGGAAGAGCACTCTGGGCTTGTCTTATGGATTGACCATCAGCGAGGCCCTTATTGCTCCGGCAATGCCCAGTACTACTGCAAGGGCCGGCGGTGTTTTCTTGCCCATTATTAAGTCTTTGTCACTCTCTGCAGGGAGTTTACCTGGCCACGCCTCCAAATCAAAGCTCGGTTCTTATCTCCTTATGTCTCAGTTTCAG TCCGCTGGTAACTCTAGTGCTCTTTTCTTAACGGCTGCAGCTCAAAATCTGCTGTGCCTTAAATTAGCGGAGGAACTTGGGGTGATAATTTCAAGCCCTTGGGTTTCTTGGTTCAAGGCTGCTAGCTTACCAGCACTTGTTTCGCTACTTGCTACTCCACTAGTCTTATACAAGCTTTTTCCTCCTGAAACAAAGGACACCCCTGATGCCCCTGCCATGGCTACAAAGAAACTGGAGAGTATGGGCCCTGTCACAAAAAATGAATTCATTATGGTCGGTACAATGCTTCTTGCTGTCACTTTATGGGTCTGCGG AGAGGCTCTTGGTATACCAAGTGTTGTAGCGGCAATGATTGGCTTATCTGTACTCCTTTTGTTAGGTGTCCTTGATTGGGATGACTGCTTAAGTGAAAAATCAGCATGGGATACTTTGGCTTGGTTTGCTGTTCTAGTAGGTATGGCTGGCCAGTTGACAAACTCCGGTATTGTTACGTGGATGTCTAGTTGTGTTGCAAAGACGCTACAGTCTTACTCCTTGAGCTGGCCAGCTGCATTTGGTGTTCTCCAGGCAGCTTACTTCTGCATCCACTACCTCTTTGCAAGTCAAACCGGTCATGTGGGAGCTTTGTACTCTGCGTTTCTTGCCATGAACTTGGCTGCTGGGGTACCTGGTATTTTGGCAGCATTGGCTTTAGCTTACAACACAAATCTTTTTGGGGCTTTAACACACTATAGCAGCGGTCAGGCTGCCGTTTACTATGGAG CTGGTTATCTAGATCTTCCTGATGTGTTCAAAGTCGGGTTTATCATGGCTCTTGTTAATGCTGTCATCTGGACGTTAGTAGGGTTATTCTGGTGGAAATTTTTGGGCCTGTACTGA